TTAATTTCCATTATGCAGATGTTGAGCAATGGGATACTGCAGCTTTTGGTCTGGATCTGGATAATTCAGTTTCCAATTATAATAAACAGTATACGCCTTATACTGAGAAATCAAATGGTTTTTCAGCTTCATTCGGGGTAATTGGAAAAGTAAGTAAGGAATTGAGGTTGGGAGCTACCATTGAAACGCCTACATGGTGGAGAATGGACAGAGTGTATACAGAATACGCTCTTGATAATCAGGGATACATGGGATCTGGAGCCTACAGTGAAACAGTAAACTTCAGAAGCCCTATGAAAGCAACCGTGAGTGGTGCTTATGTTCCGAGTAAAAACCTTTCTTTTAACGTAGATTATACATTAGGAATTACAAAGCCTAAGTATAAGGAGGAAATAGATGCAGATAAAGAGCTTAATAATTTCTTTACCGATAACTACAAAAATCTTTCAGAAGTAAGAGTGGGAGCGGAATACAGAATTAAGTCTTTTAGATTAAGAGGAGGTTATTCTTATGCTTCAAGTCCTTTCGATTCAGGTACAGTGAGTGCTTATTCTAATGCAGGTGTGGCAGGTAATACAAGTTACAATAACTGGACATTAGGTGAAAGAAATACTTTCGGAGCTGGTTTAGGATATGACTTTGGTGCTTTTTATATTGATGCTTCTTACCAAAATGTAAGTTCAAAATATAACAACCCATTCCTATATGGTAAAGTAATCCCGGGAAGTTCTTACTATTCTACAGGATATAGTTCTTCAGATTTTGATGTAGCGAATGAAAGCTATGCAGTATCTGAAGTGAAAAATACTTTTAACAACTTCTTTATTACATTAGGATGGAAATTCTAATTTCCAGATTGTGTAATGAGTGATTAAATTGATGCTCCGGATTTTAATCCGGAGCTTTTTTATTGGTAAAAAAATTTGAAAAATATAAAAGAGGCTTCACTGAAAGCCTCTCTTGTATATTTTAAAATAGATTATTTATTTAATGATGATGCCCTACATGGGAATGATCATGGAAAAGATGCATGACCAAAGCCAATGAAACTCCAAAAATTACCAATCCGATTTTTGTCCAGTCAATATTATGGTTCTTATTGCTTTCAAAGATAATTACAGAAGAAATATGTAAGAAAATTCCACCTACAATAGCTAAGAAATAAGGCTGTAGATCAGGATTGAAATAGTTACCCAGCAACATTCCCATTGGAGAAGCTAATGCAAATAAAGCCACAATTAAAATTGACGGATAAGAAGTTGTAGATTTACCTTCCTTTCTGTTAAACAGGAATGCTCCCAAAATAAAAGAAATAGGCAGATTGTGAAAAACAATTCCTAAAAGATAAGGAGATAATTCATGTTCTTCATTGGCTAAAGGAATTCCTTCGATAAAAGCATGAATGAATAACCCAATCATTAAAGCAACCGGCAGAATATTATGGTCGTTATGATGATGAAAGTGTCCATGTTCAAAACCCTTGGTTAAGGCCTCCAGGATCATCTGCAGCAAAACTCCGGCAATGACAAAAATTCCCAGGCTGCTTCCTGTTTCAGCAGTATAAACCTGCGGAAAAACTTCATTTAAGCAGATCGTGATTAAAAATCCGGCGCTTAAAATCAGTAAATTTTTGGCCAGTTTTTCTTTTTTACCAAAATACTTTCCCAGTAAAACTCCGGCAATGACGCTTAATATCAGTAAAGTAACAGTCATATTAATTTAAAAGTGGTGAGAAACAAAATAAAACAATAACCAGATTCACACTTATAATGATGAGGTGTAATTTATAGTTCGTTTTATTTTTAAATATTATTTTTCTAAAAAAAATTAAAGGTATTCCAATAATTACCAATAAACTGGAAATAACAAATGGCAGAGGAGGAGTGTGACTGTCAAAATACCCGAATTGAATTCCGGAATAAATTGAAGACAGGGTTGCTAATAAAAAAATAATATTAGTATTCATCCTCAAACCAATTTCAGTTTATTTTTTCTTAAACAAATTGATGCAACGGGGCGACTTTTCGGCATTAAATTCTGACAGCTGATAATCTCCCCAGATTTTTATTCTTCCAAAACCACATTCAGTGGCATAAGAATTTATAGTTTCTAATGTATGGAGTTTTACTTTTTCAAAAAAATGAAACGGCTTACCCTCTGTTTCAAAACGGATATCTTTAATGATGTGTCTTCCTTCAATTTTTTTGGTAATATTGAAATCAATTCCTTCTCTGTGCACTACCATTTCAGGAACTAAAGTTTCTCTTACAAATTCCTCACTCAGATAATCAAGTACGAAAAAACCTCCAGGTTTTAAAGCATCATATACCGATTGAAAAACACTTTTGTCATCTTTCTCATTGTCAAAATAACCAAAGCTGGTAAAGAGATTAAAAACAGCATCTACCGGTTTTGAATCAATGGCATTGCGCATGTCATGAACTTTAAAATGCAAAGTTTCATTTTCAAACTGTTTGTTATGCTCTATACTTTGCTTAGAAAGATCCAAACCAAGGACTTCATAGCCTAATTTATTGAGAAAAACAGAGTGTCTTCCTTTTCCGCAGGCAAGATCAATGATAGTGCTTGAGGTTGGGAGCTGAAGCTCTTGTGTAAGTTTTGTGATAAAATTTTCAGCTTCAGTATAGTCTCTGTTACTATAAAGCAAATGATAATAAGGGGTATCAAACCAAGATTCAAACCATTCCATCCTGCAAAAATAGTGTTTTTGATTGATGGTACATACCTGTTGGTTGATGGTTTTTATAATATGCAGTGATTTCTATCAACTATAAACTGACAACCAACCACTAAAAATCGCTATTTTTGCAAAATGGATATAGATAATCTACAGATACAGATAAAAACATTTTTTGGTTTAGAACAAATTTTAGCGGAAGAGATTAAAAAGCTGGGCGGAAGAAAGGTCGAAGTTAAAAACAGAGCGGTAAACTGCGAAGGAGATTTGGGCTTTTTATACAAGATCAATTATTCTGCAAGAACAGCGTTAAAGATTTTAGTTCCGATTCATGAATTCAAAGCATTTAACCAGCATCAGTTTTATGACAGGCTTTTTAAATTCAACTGGGAAGAATTTATGGATGTGGATCAGTCTTTTGCGATTGATGCAACGGTAAATTCCGAAACCTTTAAGCATTCTCAGTTTGTAACCCTGAAAATGAAAGATGCCATCGTAGATTATTTTCAGGAAAAATTCAAAAGACGCCCGAACGTTGAGACAAAGCATCCTGATATTAAATTCCATCTTCACATCGACCGAGAATTAATTACCATTTCTTTAGATTCCTCAGGTGATCCTTTATTTAAAAGAGGATATAGAAGAGAGCAAGGAGAAGCTCCTATTAATGAAGTTTTAGCGAGTGGAATGCTTCAATTGGCAGGTTGGGACGGAAAAGGAAATTTTCTTGATCCTATGTGCGGTTCGGGGACTTTGTTGATTGAAGCGGCAATGATCGCTATGGATCTTCCGGCACAGATTTTCAGAAAAAGATTTGCTTTCCAGAACTGGAAAAACTATGATGCTGATCTGTTTACAAAAATTAAAGAATTCAGAATCAACAGGGTGAAAGAATTTACCGGAAAGATTGTTGGTTACGACATCGATGCAAGAATGCTGAATGCTGCAAGGATGAATATTGAGGCTGCCGAAATGGAAGATGTGATTGAAGTGAGAAAACAGAACTTCTTTGATTCCAAAAAAGATCTTTTCCCATTGCTGATGGTTTTCAATCCACCTTATGATGAGAGAATTTCAATTAATGACGATGATTTTTATAAGAAAATAGGAGATACTTTCAAGACGCATTATCCGAATACATTGGCATGGCTAATTTCTTCCGATCTGGAAGCGGTTAAGAAAATCGGTCTTCGTCCGTCAAGAAAAATCAAGCTTTTCAACGGGAAACTGGAAACCAGATTTTTACAG
Above is a genomic segment from Chryseobacterium geocarposphaerae containing:
- a CDS encoding THUMP domain-containing class I SAM-dependent RNA methyltransferase, producing MDIDNLQIQIKTFFGLEQILAEEIKKLGGRKVEVKNRAVNCEGDLGFLYKINYSARTALKILVPIHEFKAFNQHQFYDRLFKFNWEEFMDVDQSFAIDATVNSETFKHSQFVTLKMKDAIVDYFQEKFKRRPNVETKHPDIKFHLHIDRELITISLDSSGDPLFKRGYRREQGEAPINEVLASGMLQLAGWDGKGNFLDPMCGSGTLLIEAAMIAMDLPAQIFRKRFAFQNWKNYDADLFTKIKEFRINRVKEFTGKIVGYDIDARMLNAARMNIEAAEMEDVIEVRKQNFFDSKKDLFPLLMVFNPPYDERISINDDDFYKKIGDTFKTHYPNTLAWLISSDLEAVKKIGLRPSRKIKLFNGKLETRFLQYEMYEGTKKVHKIAE
- a CDS encoding class I SAM-dependent DNA methyltransferase, which encodes MEWFESWFDTPYYHLLYSNRDYTEAENFITKLTQELQLPTSSTIIDLACGKGRHSVFLNKLGYEVLGLDLSKQSIEHNKQFENETLHFKVHDMRNAIDSKPVDAVFNLFTSFGYFDNEKDDKSVFQSVYDALKPGGFFVLDYLSEEFVRETLVPEMVVHREGIDFNITKKIEGRHIIKDIRFETEGKPFHFFEKVKLHTLETINSYATECGFGRIKIWGDYQLSEFNAEKSPRCINLFKKK
- a CDS encoding ZIP family metal transporter, with product MTVTLLILSVIAGVLLGKYFGKKEKLAKNLLILSAGFLITICLNEVFPQVYTAETGSSLGIFVIAGVLLQMILEALTKGFEHGHFHHHNDHNILPVALMIGLFIHAFIEGIPLANEEHELSPYLLGIVFHNLPISFILGAFLFNRKEGKSTTSYPSILIVALFALASPMGMLLGNYFNPDLQPYFLAIVGGIFLHISSVIIFESNKNHNIDWTKIGLVIFGVSLALVMHLFHDHSHVGHHH
- a CDS encoding OmpP1/FadL family transporter, translated to MLKKSLIVMSISAAFFAQAQDISILRNSIDVYSNTTMFGSSKFNAMAGSNGALGGDASSLLTNPAGLGVAISGDVSATLSISNNKNRSSLAGSSIDYNINKVDIGNVGGVAAFQLMTESGWKFVNVGVNFSNQSIENYVETPGNSNIVIKKDLVDSNNNPVVGNLTYLGHAYNRYGTKSKMNIGVGANYENYLYFGAGLNFHYADVEQWDTAAFGLDLDNSVSNYNKQYTPYTEKSNGFSASFGVIGKVSKELRLGATIETPTWWRMDRVYTEYALDNQGYMGSGAYSETVNFRSPMKATVSGAYVPSKNLSFNVDYTLGITKPKYKEEIDADKELNNFFTDNYKNLSEVRVGAEYRIKSFRLRGGYSYASSPFDSGTVSAYSNAGVAGNTSYNNWTLGERNTFGAGLGYDFGAFYIDASYQNVSSKYNNPFLYGKVIPGSSYYSTGYSSSDFDVANESYAVSEVKNTFNNFFITLGWKF